One window from the genome of Antechinus flavipes isolate AdamAnt ecotype Samford, QLD, Australia chromosome X, AdamAnt_v2, whole genome shotgun sequence encodes:
- the PDZD4 gene encoding PDZ domain-containing protein 4 isoform X1, protein MGCNMCVVQKPEEQYKVMLQVNGKEQTLEALRSSKEPLVIQVLRRSPRLRGDSSCNDLQLVDSGTQTDITFEHVMALGKLRPPTPPMVILEPPPIGHEYYDPAEFMEGSQQEADRVDELEYEEVELYKASHQDKLGLMVCYRTDDEEDLGIYVGEVNPNSIAAKDGRIREGDRIIQINGMDVQNREEAVAILTQEENTNISLLVARPEMELTKRWKDSDREDFLDDFGSENEGELPVQKLKSPSAYQLENEDGKGTSGPGPGLNNSQELDSGVGRTDESTRNEESSEHDLLGDEAPSTTNTPGSLRKFGLQGDALQSRDFHFSMDSLLAEGAGLGGGDVPGLTDEEYERYRELLEIKCHLENGNQLGLFFPRAGGGNSSLDVNRNESLGHEMAMLEEELRHLEFKCRNILRAQKMQQLRERCMKAWLLEEESLYDFGASEPKKHELSDITELPEKSDKDSTSAYNTGESCRSTPLLMEPLLESPLRRVTDTIFKAACLGAEKAAPGNSNLNQTVAGPHKAGPPDGSPAKFRSLSRDGEVCQRQHADDRLRRSPKAGGTLEQVGAEGSPYLSRRHRVQGQASERYHSCVQLSQARGLEELSHNPLSLASMCKDSLASPKVGGAEAPRMEWKVKVRSDGTRYVAKRPVRDRLLKARALKIREERSGMTTDDDAVSEMKMGRYWSKEERKQHLIRAREQRKRREFMMQSRLECLKEQQNSESKHELNIIALSHRKTMKKRNKKILDNWITIQEMLAHGTRSADGKRVYNPLLSVTTV, encoded by the exons GTGAATGGAAAGGAGCAAACCTTGGAAGCACTGCGCTCCTCCAAGGAGCCCCTGGTGATCCAGGTGCTAAGACGAAGCCCCCGGCTCCGGGGGGACAGCTCCTGCAACGACCTGCAGCTGGTGGACAGTGGGACTCAGACTGACATCACCTTCGAGCATGTCATGGCGCTGGGCAAGCTGCGCCCTCCCACTCCGCCCATGGTCATCCTGGAGCC CCCCCCCATCGGCCATGAGTATTATGACCCAGCGGAGTTCATGGAGGGCAGCCAGCAGGAGGCAGACCGTGTGGATGAGCTGGAGTATGAG GAGGTGGAGCTGTATAAAGCCAGCCACCAGGACAAACTGGGCTTGATGGTTTGCTACCGAACAGATGACGAAGAGGATCTGGGGATCTACGTTGGAGAG GTAAATCCCAACAGCATCGCAGCCAAAGACGGCCGGATCCGAGAAGGGGACCGCATCATCCAG ATAAATGGCATGGATGTCCAGAATCGGGAGGAAGCAGTGGCCATCCTGACCCAGGAGGAGAATACCAACATTTCACTGCTTGTGGCCCGGCCTGAGATGGAG CTGACCAAGCGGTGGAAGGACAGTGACCGTGAGGACTTCCTAGACGACTTCGGCTCCGAGAACGAGGGGGAACTGCCGGTCCAAAAACTTAAATCCCCCTCCGCTTACCAG CTTGAAAATGAAGATGGAAAGGGAACTTCCGGCCCAGGCCCAGGCCTGAACAATAGCCAAGAACTGGACAGTGGGGTAGGCCGGACAGACGAAAGCACTCGAAACGAAGAGAGCTCTGAACACGATCTGCTGGGAGACGAGGCCCCGAGCACCACAAACACTCCCGGGAGTCTGCGTAAATTTGGCCTCCAAGGGGATGCCCTGCAGAGCCGGGACTTCCACTTCAGCATGGACTCCCTCCTGGCTGAGGGAGCCGGGCTGGGCGGTGGGGACGTGCCGGGTCTCACGGATGAGGAGTACGAGCGTTATCGGGAGCTGCTGGAAATCAAATGTCACTTAGAGAATGGCAACCAGCTGGGACTCTTCTTCCCCAGGGCAGGAGGGGGCAACAGCTCTCTGGACGTCAACCGCAACGAGAGCCTTGGCCACGAGATGGCCATGCTCGAGGAGGAGCTGAGGCACCTGGAATTCAAGTGCAGGAACATACTACGAGCCCAGAAGATGCAGCAGCTCCGGGAACGGTGCATGAAGGCCTGGCTGCTGGAGGAGGAGAGCCTCTATGACTTCGGGGCCAGCGAGCCGAAGAAGCACGAACTCTCGGACATCACCGAGCTGCCGGAGAAATCTGACAAAGACAGCACCAGCGCCTATAATACTGGCGAAAGCTGCCGCAGCACTCCGTTACTCATGGAGCCCCTGCTGGAGAGCCCCTTGAGACGGGTCACCGACACCATCTTCAAGGCCGCTTGCTTAGGGGCCGAGAAGGCCGCCCCGGGGAACTCGAACCTCAACCAGACCGTCGCCGGCCCCCACAAGGCCGGCCCCCCAGACGGGAGCCCTGCCAAGTTCCGGTCCCTCTCCCGTGATGGCGAGGTTTGCCAGAGGCAGCATGCCGATGACCGACTCCGCCGCAGCCCTAAGGCTGGAGGGACATTGGAGCAGGTGGGAGCGGAAGGCAGTCCGTACCTCTCCAGGCGCCACCGGGTGCAGGGCCAAGCAAGTGAGCGCTACCACAGTTGCGTGCAGCTGAGTCAGGCCCGGGGCCTGGAGGAACTGAGTCACAACCCGCTGAGCTTGGCCAGCATGTGCAAGGACTCCCTGGCCAGCCCCAAAGTCGGAGGGGCGGAAGCCCCACGCATGGAATGGAAGGTGAAGGTGCGAAGCGACGGAACTCGCTACGTAGCCAAACGACCGGTGCGTGACCGGCTCCTGAAGGCCCGGGCCCTGAAGATCCGTGAGGAACGGAGCGGCATGACCACGGATGATGATGCGGTGAGTGAGATGAAGATGGGACGGTACTGGAGCAAGGAAGAACGAAAGCAACATCTGATCCGGGCCCGAGAGCAGCGGAAACGGCGGGAATTCATGATGCAGAGCCGGCTGGAATGCTTGAAGGAGCAGCAGAACAGCGAGAGCAAGCACGAGCTCAACATCATCGCTCTGAGCCACCGCAAGACCATGAAGAAGAGGAACAAGAAGATCCTGGACAACTGGATTACTATACAAGAGATGCTGGCCCATGGAACCCGCTCAGCTGATGGAAAGAGGGTCTATAACCCTCTCCTTTCCGTCACCACCGTGTGA
- the PDZD4 gene encoding PDZ domain-containing protein 4 isoform X2 encodes MGCNMCVVQKPEEQYKVMLQEVELYKASHQDKLGLMVCYRTDDEEDLGIYVGEVNPNSIAAKDGRIREGDRIIQINGMDVQNREEAVAILTQEENTNISLLVARPEMELTKRWKDSDREDFLDDFGSENEGELPVQKLKSPSAYQLENEDGKGTSGPGPGLNNSQELDSGVGRTDESTRNEESSEHDLLGDEAPSTTNTPGSLRKFGLQGDALQSRDFHFSMDSLLAEGAGLGGGDVPGLTDEEYERYRELLEIKCHLENGNQLGLFFPRAGGGNSSLDVNRNESLGHEMAMLEEELRHLEFKCRNILRAQKMQQLRERCMKAWLLEEESLYDFGASEPKKHELSDITELPEKSDKDSTSAYNTGESCRSTPLLMEPLLESPLRRVTDTIFKAACLGAEKAAPGNSNLNQTVAGPHKAGPPDGSPAKFRSLSRDGEVCQRQHADDRLRRSPKAGGTLEQVGAEGSPYLSRRHRVQGQASERYHSCVQLSQARGLEELSHNPLSLASMCKDSLASPKVGGAEAPRMEWKVKVRSDGTRYVAKRPVRDRLLKARALKIREERSGMTTDDDAVSEMKMGRYWSKEERKQHLIRAREQRKRREFMMQSRLECLKEQQNSESKHELNIIALSHRKTMKKRNKKILDNWITIQEMLAHGTRSADGKRVYNPLLSVTTV; translated from the exons GAGGTGGAGCTGTATAAAGCCAGCCACCAGGACAAACTGGGCTTGATGGTTTGCTACCGAACAGATGACGAAGAGGATCTGGGGATCTACGTTGGAGAG GTAAATCCCAACAGCATCGCAGCCAAAGACGGCCGGATCCGAGAAGGGGACCGCATCATCCAG ATAAATGGCATGGATGTCCAGAATCGGGAGGAAGCAGTGGCCATCCTGACCCAGGAGGAGAATACCAACATTTCACTGCTTGTGGCCCGGCCTGAGATGGAG CTGACCAAGCGGTGGAAGGACAGTGACCGTGAGGACTTCCTAGACGACTTCGGCTCCGAGAACGAGGGGGAACTGCCGGTCCAAAAACTTAAATCCCCCTCCGCTTACCAG CTTGAAAATGAAGATGGAAAGGGAACTTCCGGCCCAGGCCCAGGCCTGAACAATAGCCAAGAACTGGACAGTGGGGTAGGCCGGACAGACGAAAGCACTCGAAACGAAGAGAGCTCTGAACACGATCTGCTGGGAGACGAGGCCCCGAGCACCACAAACACTCCCGGGAGTCTGCGTAAATTTGGCCTCCAAGGGGATGCCCTGCAGAGCCGGGACTTCCACTTCAGCATGGACTCCCTCCTGGCTGAGGGAGCCGGGCTGGGCGGTGGGGACGTGCCGGGTCTCACGGATGAGGAGTACGAGCGTTATCGGGAGCTGCTGGAAATCAAATGTCACTTAGAGAATGGCAACCAGCTGGGACTCTTCTTCCCCAGGGCAGGAGGGGGCAACAGCTCTCTGGACGTCAACCGCAACGAGAGCCTTGGCCACGAGATGGCCATGCTCGAGGAGGAGCTGAGGCACCTGGAATTCAAGTGCAGGAACATACTACGAGCCCAGAAGATGCAGCAGCTCCGGGAACGGTGCATGAAGGCCTGGCTGCTGGAGGAGGAGAGCCTCTATGACTTCGGGGCCAGCGAGCCGAAGAAGCACGAACTCTCGGACATCACCGAGCTGCCGGAGAAATCTGACAAAGACAGCACCAGCGCCTATAATACTGGCGAAAGCTGCCGCAGCACTCCGTTACTCATGGAGCCCCTGCTGGAGAGCCCCTTGAGACGGGTCACCGACACCATCTTCAAGGCCGCTTGCTTAGGGGCCGAGAAGGCCGCCCCGGGGAACTCGAACCTCAACCAGACCGTCGCCGGCCCCCACAAGGCCGGCCCCCCAGACGGGAGCCCTGCCAAGTTCCGGTCCCTCTCCCGTGATGGCGAGGTTTGCCAGAGGCAGCATGCCGATGACCGACTCCGCCGCAGCCCTAAGGCTGGAGGGACATTGGAGCAGGTGGGAGCGGAAGGCAGTCCGTACCTCTCCAGGCGCCACCGGGTGCAGGGCCAAGCAAGTGAGCGCTACCACAGTTGCGTGCAGCTGAGTCAGGCCCGGGGCCTGGAGGAACTGAGTCACAACCCGCTGAGCTTGGCCAGCATGTGCAAGGACTCCCTGGCCAGCCCCAAAGTCGGAGGGGCGGAAGCCCCACGCATGGAATGGAAGGTGAAGGTGCGAAGCGACGGAACTCGCTACGTAGCCAAACGACCGGTGCGTGACCGGCTCCTGAAGGCCCGGGCCCTGAAGATCCGTGAGGAACGGAGCGGCATGACCACGGATGATGATGCGGTGAGTGAGATGAAGATGGGACGGTACTGGAGCAAGGAAGAACGAAAGCAACATCTGATCCGGGCCCGAGAGCAGCGGAAACGGCGGGAATTCATGATGCAGAGCCGGCTGGAATGCTTGAAGGAGCAGCAGAACAGCGAGAGCAAGCACGAGCTCAACATCATCGCTCTGAGCCACCGCAAGACCATGAAGAAGAGGAACAAGAAGATCCTGGACAACTGGATTACTATACAAGAGATGCTGGCCCATGGAACCCGCTCAGCTGATGGAAAGAGGGTCTATAACCCTCTCCTTTCCGTCACCACCGTGTGA